Proteins encoded in a region of the Aquila chrysaetos chrysaetos chromosome 25, bAquChr1.4, whole genome shotgun sequence genome:
- the NAGPA gene encoding N-acetylglucosamine-1-phosphodiester alpha-N-acetylglucosaminidase has translation MSSLRLKPVQTPLHQPGGGKGRETAAGRQRAGYRRPPAERPPRWRLPERRGPRAGGGGRRCRRGGRWWPPRWRRSAGCRRRAAAGAPPGDPLLQPYFPSRHGPRHNHRYVRDCQPLKYGNVTHETWPSDNRTGGPVATTRTFVSYIPPEGKDHKVVYGHFTFVRNPLRTFSVLEPGGVGGCQAQRRAPVEETAKLGKCLVAQNGGYFDMGTGECLGNVVSDGKLVKNSGGLQNAQFGIRKDGTMVFGYLSEEDVLDQANPFVQLVSGVVWLLRDGEVYVSQSQMAECGEIQTTGTFDKFINVISARTAVGHDRQGQLVLVHVDGQTESRGVNLWEMAEFLKHQGIVNAINLDGGGSATLVLNGTLASYPSEHCSFDNMWRCPRSISTIMCIHEPACEPADCSGHGNCVEGECHCTEDFWRGPACDILDCGPSNCSLHGICTDSGCRCDAGWIGTNCSEACASGFYGDACTQKCQCQNGGSCDAVYGACSCPAGYYGTSCEQECPMGWYGPNCQKRCACEHMCPCDRETGNCNVTYELAVQDQLNKAGRCLASQNKGRSKEKFSLSEKTWIFMTSVLALLLVISTMGNVGLFLKARSERRHESGNYLYHPLREMNGKASHTSTSAACETEDTQDQSQALL, from the exons ATGTCCTCCCTGAGGCTAAAGCCAGTTCAGACACCTCTACATCAACC GGGCGGCGGGAAAGGGCGGGAAACGGCCGCCGGGCGGCAGAGGGCGGGCTACCGGCGCCCGCCCGCTGAGCGCCCGCCAAGATGGCGGCTTCCAGagcggcgggggccgcgggcggggggcggcggccgccggtgccggcggggcgggcggtggTGGCCGCCGCGCTGGCGGCGTTCGGCTGGCTGCAGGCGGCGCGCGGCGGCGG GAGCCCCCCCCGGCGaccctctgctgcagccctaTTTCCCCTCCCGCCACGGCCCGCGGCACAACCACAGGTATGTCAGAGACTGTCAGCCCCTTAAGTACGGCAACGTAACACACGAAACTTGGCCCAGCGACAACAGGACGGGCGGCCCAGTGGCTACCACCAGAACGTTTGTTTCTTACATCCCCCCGGAGGGCAAGGACCACAAGGTGGTCTATGGCCACTTCACTTTTGTGAGGAACCCCCTGAGGACCTTCTCTGTGCTAGAGCCGGGCGGTGTGGGAGGCTGCCAGGCTCAACGCAGAGCCCCCGTGGAAGAAACCGCAAAGCTCGGGAAGTGTCTCGTGGCCCAGAACGGCGGGTACTTTGACATGGGAACCGGAGAGTGTCTTGGGAACGTTGTGAGTGATGGAAAGCTGGTGAAAAACTCTGGAGGCCTGCAAAACGCTCAGTTTGGCATCCGGAAGGATGGCACCATGGTGTTCGG TTACCTGTCTGAGGAAGATGTCTTGGATCAAGCAAACCCTTTTGTGCAGCTTGTGAGTGGGGTAGTTTGGCTCCTAAGAGATGGAGAAGTGTACGTCAGTCAGAGTCAAATGGCTGAGTGTGGTGAAATTCAAACCACAG GAACCTTTGACAAGTTCATCAATGTGATATCAGCCAGGACCGCAGTTGGACACGACCGTCAGGGGCAGCTGGTCTTGGTTCATGTGGATGGACAGACAGAATCCAGAGG agtCAACCTCTGGGAAATGGCTGAATTTCTGAAGCATCAGGGAATTGTCAATGCTATCAACCTGGATGGTGGAGGGTCTGCAACGCTGGTCTTAAATGGGACCCTTGCAAGCTATCCGTCTGAGCACTG CTCCTTTGACAACATGTGGCGTTGCCCTCGGAGCATCTCGACCATAATGTGTATACACGAGCCTGCCTGCGAACCTGCGGACTGCAGCGGTCACGGGAACTGCGTGGAAGGGGAGTGCCACTGCACTGAGGACTTCTGGAGAGGTCCAGCCTGTGACATCTTGGATTGTGGCCCTTCCAACTGCAGCCTGCACGGCATCTGCACCGACT ctgGATGCCGGTGTGATGCTGGCTGGATTGGCACCAACTGCAGTGAAG CTTGTGCTAGTGGTTTCTATGGGGATGCTTGCACCCAGAAATGCCAGTGCCAGAACGGTGGCTCGTGTGATGCTGTGTATGGAGCCTGTTCCTGCCCGGCTGGGTACTATGGCACCAGCTGTGAGCAAG AGTGTCCCATGGGCTGGTATGGGCCAAACTGCCAGAAACGATGTGCATGTGAACACATGTGTCCCTGCGACCGGGAGACAGGCAACTGCAATGTCACCTATGAATTGGCAGTACAGGACCAGTTAAACAAAG ctgggcGGTGTTTGGCTTCCCAGAATAAGggaaggagcaaagaaaaattctctCTGTCAGA AAAAACCTGGATCTTCATGACCTCTGTCTTGGCTCTGCTTCTGGTAATTAGCACCATGGGAAACGTAGGCCTTTTTCTCAAGGCCAGGTCAGAGAGGCGCCATGAGAGTGGCAACTATCTCTACCACCCCCTGAGGGAGATGAATGGGAAAGCCAGTCACACCTCCACATCTGCTGCCTGCGAGACAGAAGATACTCAGGACCAAAGCCAGGCACTCCTGTAG